A region from the Corallococcus soli genome encodes:
- a CDS encoding LptF/LptG family permease: MNPTLFGYVVRAYVRYTLGILAGVVAVFLVVDFVDRAKAYGGEGWVWDVLKLYGYKALVTVQQLGPAALLLAAGTTVSALRKKGEVTALRALTFGPAALYLPVGLCALLACLGLVLFDETVAARAGRRVDEITTQRFNRWGDWRLYYTPKQWFRRGDNIFFLRGGDAQEGFENVSIFTLTPEFKLRRRVDAGRMRSLADNRWELTDVVERTFTEDGRTTVQQQPRAEYELGVGATTFRIRPGRPEQMRLGELREQIAARAEVGLATRGFQLAWHNRFAYALAGLPAALLAVGLALRTNRRGHLTAAVVEGLLIAVAMWGLMVVSRTLVLTERLAPAVAAWMPTTLLTLVAGGLWLHREGLLPLPRRRRAAK; encoded by the coding sequence ATGAACCCCACGCTGTTCGGCTACGTGGTGCGCGCCTACGTGCGCTACACGCTGGGCATCCTGGCGGGCGTGGTGGCGGTGTTCCTGGTGGTGGACTTCGTGGACCGCGCGAAGGCCTACGGGGGCGAGGGCTGGGTGTGGGACGTGCTCAAGCTCTACGGCTACAAGGCGCTGGTGACGGTGCAGCAGCTGGGGCCGGCGGCGCTGCTGCTGGCGGCGGGCACCACGGTGTCGGCGCTGCGCAAGAAGGGCGAGGTGACGGCGCTCCGGGCGCTCACCTTCGGGCCGGCGGCGCTCTACCTGCCGGTGGGGCTGTGCGCGCTGCTGGCGTGCCTGGGCCTGGTCCTCTTCGACGAGACGGTGGCCGCGAGGGCCGGCCGGCGCGTGGACGAAATCACCACGCAGCGCTTCAACCGGTGGGGGGACTGGCGCCTGTACTACACGCCGAAGCAGTGGTTCCGGCGGGGCGACAACATCTTCTTCCTGCGCGGCGGCGACGCGCAGGAGGGCTTCGAGAACGTCTCCATCTTCACGCTGACGCCGGAGTTCAAGCTGCGACGGCGCGTGGACGCGGGGCGGATGCGCTCGCTCGCGGACAACCGCTGGGAGCTGACGGACGTGGTGGAGCGCACCTTCACGGAGGACGGGCGCACGACCGTCCAGCAGCAGCCGCGCGCCGAGTACGAGCTGGGCGTGGGCGCGACGACGTTCCGCATCCGGCCGGGGAGGCCGGAGCAGATGCGCCTGGGGGAGCTGCGTGAGCAGATCGCCGCGCGCGCGGAGGTGGGGCTGGCGACGCGGGGCTTCCAACTCGCGTGGCACAACCGGTTCGCGTACGCGCTGGCGGGGCTGCCCGCGGCCCTGCTGGCGGTGGGGCTCGCGCTGCGCACGAACCGGCGGGGACACCTGACGGCCGCCGTGGTGGAGGGCCTGCTCATCGCCGTGGCCATGTGGGGCCTGATGGTGGTGTCCCGCACGCTGGTGCTCACCGAACGGCTGGCGCCCGCCGTGGCGGCCTGGATGCCGACGACGTTGTTGACCCTGGTGGCCGGGGGCCTGTGGCTGCACCGCGAGGGCCTGCTGCCCCTGCCGCGAAGGCGGCGCGCGGCGAAGTAG
- the purH gene encoding bifunctional phosphoribosylaminoimidazolecarboxamide formyltransferase/IMP cyclohydrolase, with product MLALLSVSDKRGLVPFAQGLVRLGYQLLSTGGTLEALKAASIPATQVSEHTQSPEILGGRVKTLHPRIHGGILGRPDLESDRAEMAANRIEPISLVVVNLYPFRKTVASGAAEEEIIENIDIGGPAMVRASAKNFKHVAVVVDPDDYAPVLAEIEGHKAVSEETRRRLMRKAFAHTAAYDASISGWLSGEAQEPFPQELSLAFQKVQGLRYGENPHQRGAFYREFQTPKEPSVAFAKVLQGKELSYNNILDLDAALGLVLEFPEQPCAVVIKHNTPCGVAVDDVLEKAYRTARAVDETSAFGGIVAFNREVDEAVARAMAETFLEAVIAPSYSAAALQVLAAKKNLRLLEAGPELASPTARPRPQVDARSVSGGMLLMDRDAVEPPLEWKVVSKRAPTPEEERALRFAWKVCKHVKSNAIVFAAGRQLLAQGGGQTNRVDSVRIAMTRGGEALKGSAVASDAFFPFRDGLDEAARAGATAVIQPGGSVRDAEVIAAADEHGMAMVVTGVRHFRH from the coding sequence GTGCTGGCTCTCCTGAGCGTTTCCGACAAGCGCGGTCTGGTCCCCTTTGCCCAGGGCCTCGTCCGGCTGGGCTACCAACTGCTCTCCACCGGCGGCACCCTGGAGGCCCTCAAGGCCGCCAGCATCCCCGCCACCCAGGTGTCCGAGCACACGCAGAGTCCCGAAATCCTCGGCGGCCGCGTGAAGACGCTCCACCCCCGCATCCACGGCGGCATCCTCGGTCGGCCCGACCTGGAGAGCGACCGGGCGGAGATGGCGGCGAACCGCATCGAGCCCATCTCGCTGGTGGTGGTGAACCTCTACCCGTTCCGCAAGACGGTGGCGTCGGGCGCGGCGGAGGAGGAGATCATCGAGAACATCGACATCGGCGGGCCGGCGATGGTCCGCGCGTCGGCGAAGAACTTCAAGCACGTGGCCGTGGTGGTGGACCCGGACGACTACGCGCCGGTGCTCGCGGAGATTGAAGGCCACAAGGCGGTGAGCGAAGAGACGCGCCGGCGGCTGATGCGCAAGGCGTTCGCGCACACGGCGGCCTACGACGCGTCCATCTCCGGGTGGCTGTCGGGCGAGGCCCAGGAGCCGTTCCCGCAGGAGCTGTCGCTGGCGTTCCAGAAGGTGCAGGGGCTGCGCTACGGGGAGAACCCGCACCAGCGCGGCGCCTTCTACCGCGAGTTCCAGACGCCGAAGGAGCCGTCGGTGGCGTTCGCGAAGGTGCTCCAGGGCAAGGAGCTCTCGTACAACAACATCCTGGACCTGGACGCGGCCCTGGGGCTCGTCCTGGAGTTCCCGGAGCAGCCCTGCGCGGTGGTCATCAAGCACAACACCCCGTGCGGCGTGGCGGTGGACGACGTGCTGGAGAAGGCCTACCGCACCGCCCGCGCGGTGGATGAGACGTCCGCCTTCGGCGGCATCGTCGCCTTCAACCGCGAGGTGGACGAGGCCGTGGCCAGGGCCATGGCGGAGACGTTCCTGGAGGCCGTCATCGCGCCGTCGTACTCGGCCGCGGCCCTTCAGGTGCTCGCGGCGAAGAAGAACCTGCGCCTCCTGGAGGCCGGCCCGGAGCTGGCGTCCCCCACCGCCCGGCCGCGTCCCCAGGTGGATGCCCGGAGCGTGTCGGGCGGCATGCTGCTGATGGACCGGGACGCGGTGGAGCCGCCCCTGGAGTGGAAGGTGGTCTCCAAGCGCGCCCCCACGCCGGAAGAGGAGCGCGCCCTGCGCTTCGCCTGGAAGGTGTGCAAGCACGTGAAGAGCAACGCCATCGTGTTCGCGGCCGGGCGCCAGCTGCTCGCCCAGGGCGGCGGGCAGACGAACCGGGTGGACTCCGTCCGCATCGCGATGACGCGGGGCGGCGAAGCCCTCAAGGGCAGCGCGGTGGCCTCGGATGCGTTCTTCCCCTTCCGGGACGGGCTGGACGAGGCGGCCCGGGCCGGGGCGACGGCGGTCATCCAGCCGGGTGGGTCCGTCCGGGACGCCGAAGTGATTGCGGCCGCGGACGAACATGGGATGGCCATGGTGGTGACGGGAGTGCGACACTTCCGGCACTAA
- a CDS encoding zinc-ribbon domain-containing protein, producing MRIVCQKCAAAYAIDDRLISAKGVRAQCPRCRHLQLVKREASAASVTASPSDGAAPPAPEPKPPAAAPAPPAAPGPRSPPAAAAPAPASDLFGDPGAMPELGPPRDADPFADLGPPASRSTAPASLAADPFADLGPPASAPAKKEPVAKPAPAAPAKKEPAAKPAAPALELPADPLLDFLGPPPSDLGRDGASPPASAPPAGGVSLGRMSARAPAPAPAAAPAQTQTNCRACGKALADPFDQAMGACDDCRQRDPVGAQEASVVVAPQAPAASSGGDLELPMLSNLDPGAASSGGDLDFAGGSQGSGGDLRLAGATALSPDSRISAVKPARTSHLTAAPVRTAQRAGSGGGLRSLAVGLLGVVVLGGVGAAGYFLVYKPHQEEAARAALPAAPAAVPQVVLDAMRSWKLQFLELEGTSAEHLAAGQQQLAKDQRIAYAEAEESFQQALLLDARSTDAIAGYVQALALGRGSGMDDNSFQEARGLIQAAEDMAGRTPALLVAHANLLLARMRVPGNQEEASLLATAVLAQPTALDAHKAEAHLVLGRAQVASSRELANKAFDEARRLAPGLKRVDYYSALAHEQAGQYGLALKMLGRRLELDPQDWDSLEASARIYVEVGEPARARKLYEDRVKANAGDVRALLALAVLRYQAEGDVRLAVRELRALAKNVARYGPRDASEIWGHLAAAERSSGNADGAVKAADEALKVVKDLPEAHLQLFMVALARKDAAKAREHLKGFQGRLEDSALEQVLEGRALLLEQNPAAAQERFVKAGRMDARRLDAQLLAGVAAASAKQRDETFRLFFGVLEAREWDPMRLAPHPALTRFWLRPNDTLAGVEGVVQVLGTGPDDVQPALYEGLVRYYQGDLQGADRQFRAVVDTGVNNGAALAYRSLIALDGKSAQALPLAEKAVALERSLPIARLSLGLAQAARDVELAKRTVRSVVDVSPKMLSAQTHLAALEVAAQPDVARAMLLKVVGLDPAYFPAKKLLFKLDERG from the coding sequence ATGCGCATCGTCTGTCAGAAATGCGCGGCGGCCTACGCGATCGACGATCGGTTGATCTCGGCCAAGGGCGTCCGCGCGCAGTGTCCCCGCTGCCGGCACCTCCAGCTTGTGAAGCGGGAGGCGTCCGCCGCGTCGGTGACGGCGTCCCCTTCCGACGGAGCGGCTCCCCCCGCCCCCGAGCCGAAGCCCCCCGCGGCCGCCCCAGCGCCGCCCGCCGCGCCAGGGCCCCGGAGTCCTCCGGCCGCCGCAGCGCCGGCCCCGGCCTCGGACCTCTTCGGGGATCCGGGGGCGATGCCGGAGCTCGGGCCTCCGAGGGACGCGGATCCCTTCGCGGACCTGGGCCCTCCGGCCTCCCGGTCCACCGCGCCCGCGAGCCTCGCCGCGGACCCCTTCGCGGACCTGGGGCCACCGGCCTCCGCGCCCGCGAAGAAGGAGCCGGTCGCGAAGCCCGCGCCCGCCGCGCCCGCGAAGAAGGAGCCGGCCGCGAAGCCCGCCGCTCCCGCGCTGGAGCTTCCGGCGGACCCGCTGCTCGACTTCCTGGGGCCGCCGCCGAGTGACCTGGGACGGGATGGGGCCTCTCCCCCGGCGTCCGCGCCCCCTGCCGGAGGCGTGTCGCTGGGCCGCATGTCCGCTCGCGCCCCGGCGCCGGCTCCGGCCGCCGCGCCCGCGCAGACCCAGACGAACTGCCGCGCGTGCGGCAAGGCGCTGGCGGACCCGTTCGACCAGGCGATGGGCGCGTGTGACGACTGCCGTCAGCGCGACCCCGTGGGGGCCCAGGAGGCCTCGGTGGTGGTGGCGCCCCAGGCGCCGGCGGCGTCCTCCGGGGGTGACCTGGAACTGCCGATGCTCAGCAACCTGGACCCCGGCGCCGCGTCGTCCGGCGGGGACCTGGACTTCGCGGGAGGCTCGCAGGGGTCGGGAGGCGACCTCCGGCTCGCGGGGGCCACGGCGCTGTCGCCGGACTCCCGCATCAGCGCGGTGAAGCCCGCGCGCACCTCGCACCTGACGGCCGCTCCGGTCCGGACCGCCCAGCGCGCGGGCTCCGGAGGCGGGCTCCGTTCGCTGGCCGTGGGCCTGCTTGGCGTGGTGGTGTTGGGCGGCGTCGGCGCGGCCGGCTACTTCCTCGTCTACAAGCCGCATCAGGAGGAAGCCGCCCGGGCCGCCCTTCCGGCCGCCCCGGCCGCCGTGCCCCAGGTGGTGCTGGACGCGATGCGCAGCTGGAAGCTCCAGTTCCTGGAGCTGGAGGGCACCAGCGCGGAGCACCTCGCGGCGGGCCAGCAACAGCTCGCGAAGGACCAGCGCATCGCGTACGCGGAGGCCGAGGAGTCCTTCCAACAGGCGCTGCTGCTGGACGCGCGCAGCACCGACGCCATCGCCGGATATGTGCAGGCGCTGGCGCTCGGCCGTGGCTCTGGCATGGACGACAACTCCTTCCAGGAAGCGCGCGGACTCATCCAGGCCGCGGAGGACATGGCGGGCAGGACGCCCGCGCTGCTCGTCGCGCACGCGAACCTGCTGCTGGCCCGCATGCGCGTGCCGGGCAACCAGGAGGAGGCGAGCCTCCTGGCGACGGCGGTGCTGGCGCAGCCCACGGCGCTGGACGCGCACAAGGCGGAGGCGCACCTGGTGCTGGGGCGCGCCCAGGTGGCCTCGTCGCGCGAGCTGGCCAACAAGGCGTTCGACGAAGCGCGCCGGCTGGCGCCGGGCCTCAAGCGCGTGGACTACTACAGCGCGCTCGCCCACGAGCAGGCCGGCCAGTACGGGCTGGCGCTCAAGATGCTGGGCCGCCGGCTGGAGCTGGATCCGCAGGACTGGGACAGCCTGGAGGCGTCCGCCCGCATCTACGTGGAGGTGGGGGAGCCCGCGCGCGCGCGCAAGCTGTACGAGGACCGCGTGAAGGCGAACGCGGGGGACGTGCGTGCGCTGCTCGCGCTGGCCGTGCTGCGCTACCAGGCTGAAGGCGACGTGCGCCTGGCGGTGCGCGAGCTGCGGGCCCTGGCGAAGAACGTGGCCCGCTACGGCCCCCGGGACGCCTCTGAAATCTGGGGACACCTGGCCGCGGCGGAGCGCTCCTCGGGCAACGCCGACGGGGCGGTGAAGGCCGCGGACGAGGCCCTGAAGGTGGTGAAGGACCTTCCGGAGGCCCACCTGCAGTTGTTCATGGTGGCCCTGGCGCGCAAGGACGCCGCGAAGGCGCGCGAGCACCTGAAGGGCTTCCAGGGCCGGTTGGAGGACTCCGCGCTGGAGCAGGTGCTGGAGGGCCGGGCGCTGCTGCTGGAGCAGAACCCGGCGGCGGCGCAGGAGCGCTTCGTGAAGGCGGGGAGGATGGACGCCCGCCGCCTGGACGCGCAGCTGCTCGCGGGCGTGGCGGCGGCCAGCGCGAAGCAGCGCGACGAAACCTTCCGCCTCTTCTTCGGCGTGCTGGAGGCGCGGGAATGGGATCCGATGCGCCTGGCGCCGCACCCCGCGCTGACGCGCTTCTGGCTGCGCCCCAACGACACGCTCGCCGGGGTGGAGGGCGTGGTGCAGGTCCTGGGCACGGGCCCGGACGACGTGCAGCCCGCGCTGTACGAGGGGCTCGTGCGCTACTACCAGGGCGACCTGCAGGGCGCGGATCGCCAGTTCCGCGCGGTGGTGGACACCGGCGTGAACAACGGCGCGGCGCTGGCCTACCGGTCGCTCATCGCGCTGGACGGGAAGTCCGCGCAGGCGCTCCCGCTGGCGGAGAAGGCGGTGGCGCTGGAGCGCAGCCTGCCCATCGCGCGCCTGTCGTTGGGGCTCGCGCAGGCGGCCAGGGACGTGGAGCTGGCCAAGCGCACGGTGCGCTCCGTGGTGGACGTGTCCCCGAAGATGCTTTCGGCGCAGACCCATCTGGCGGCGCTGGAAGTGGCCGCGCAGCCGGACGTGGCGCGCGCGATGCTGTTGAAGGTGGTGGGACTGGATCCCGCCTACTTCCCGGCCAAGAAGCTGCTGTTCAAGCTGGACGAGCGAGGTTGA
- a CDS encoding acetate/propionate family kinase, protein MSDADAVLVINSGSSSLKFGLFVEQAGQDTVRLKGSATHIGAEQGRFVLEDGEGRQVRAEDVRHPTQEDAFHAAVRHLEAAGAPRPLAIGHRVVHGGPRLREHQALTPEVLEALEDATHFAPLHIPPALTLIRAAQARYPGVPHFACFDTAFHATLPPAASTLPLPRAVRAQGVQRYGFHGLSYESIVARLGPAVPARAVVAHLGSGASLVALDHGRSVDTSMGFTPTGGIPMGTRTGDLDPGVLLYLLRTCGLDAGALEAVVNHEAGLKGLSEGTSDMRALTRDAEAGDAAAALALDVFTRSIAKTVGAYAAVLGGLDLLVFTGGIGENSAGVRQRVCATLGHLGITLDAGRNEAGAEVISAQASACPVRVLRSDEEGQLARHTRRLLRG, encoded by the coding sequence ATGAGCGACGCCGACGCGGTGCTGGTCATCAACAGCGGCTCGTCGTCGCTGAAGTTCGGGCTCTTCGTCGAGCAAGCGGGCCAGGACACCGTGCGGCTCAAGGGCAGCGCGACCCACATCGGCGCGGAGCAGGGCCGGTTCGTCCTGGAGGATGGCGAAGGCCGACAGGTGCGCGCCGAGGACGTGCGGCACCCCACCCAGGAGGACGCCTTCCACGCCGCCGTGCGGCACCTGGAGGCGGCCGGCGCGCCGAGGCCCCTCGCCATCGGGCACCGGGTGGTGCACGGCGGGCCCCGGCTGCGCGAGCACCAGGCCCTGACGCCCGAGGTGCTGGAGGCCCTGGAGGACGCCACGCACTTCGCGCCCCTGCACATCCCCCCGGCGCTCACGCTCATCCGGGCCGCGCAGGCGCGCTACCCGGGCGTGCCCCATTTCGCCTGCTTCGACACGGCCTTCCACGCCACCCTGCCCCCCGCGGCGTCCACGCTGCCCCTGCCCCGCGCCGTGCGCGCGCAGGGCGTGCAGCGGTACGGCTTCCACGGCCTGTCGTACGAATCCATCGTCGCGAGGCTTGGGCCCGCCGTGCCCGCGCGCGCCGTGGTGGCCCACCTGGGCAGCGGTGCGAGCCTCGTGGCGCTCGACCACGGGCGCTCCGTCGATACGTCCATGGGCTTCACGCCCACGGGGGGCATCCCCATGGGCACCCGCACGGGCGACCTGGACCCGGGCGTGCTGCTGTACCTGCTGCGGACATGCGGGCTGGACGCGGGAGCGCTCGAGGCGGTGGTGAACCACGAGGCCGGGCTGAAGGGGCTGTCGGAGGGGACCAGCGACATGCGGGCCCTCACGCGCGACGCGGAGGCGGGCGACGCGGCGGCGGCGCTCGCGCTGGACGTGTTCACCCGGAGCATCGCCAAGACGGTGGGGGCCTACGCCGCGGTGCTCGGAGGGCTGGACCTGCTCGTCTTCACGGGAGGCATCGGGGAGAACAGCGCGGGGGTGCGCCAGCGCGTCTGCGCGACGCTCGGCCACCTGGGCATCACGCTCGACGCGGGCCGCAACGAAGCAGGGGCGGAGGTCATCTCCGCCCAGGCGTCCGCGTGTCCGGTGCGGGTGCTCCGCAGCGACGAGGAGGGGCAGCTCGCGCGGCACACCCGGCGGCTCCTGCGCGGCTGA
- a CDS encoding LptF/LptG family permease yields the protein MKLLARYLLKELLVPLGVWVAFMFLLLFVMQFLRGTDVLLGSAVTLSDLGRLIAYLAPHFLVMALPIAFLLAILLGLGRLGEDRELTSLQSLGISPLQLLAAPLGVGLALSGLMVLLTSTVEPWGLTGVKELVGEVIQKNVAGDVKSGVFYEDLSDLTLYAQKVAPNGGGWTNVLLHDDRDPSSPLLVLAHRGRVGTSERGEALTIELQQGEVHRANRASVDASTVSFEKAQINVGLGGSLSRRNRFRSPKEELTPVELLAAAKDAEERQDNPRPFLMALHSRLGNAVAPVAFALLATPLAIGRRQSGRAWGYLLTLGGYVLYYLLSRAFEQMGQKGQLPVLVAGQLANVLFMVVGAVALYRVARSGTVR from the coding sequence GTGAAGCTGCTGGCGCGCTACCTGCTGAAGGAGCTGCTCGTCCCCCTGGGCGTCTGGGTGGCGTTCATGTTCCTGCTGCTGTTCGTCATGCAGTTCCTGCGGGGCACGGACGTGCTGCTGGGCTCCGCGGTGACGCTGAGCGACCTGGGCCGGCTCATCGCGTACCTGGCGCCGCACTTCCTGGTGATGGCGCTGCCCATCGCGTTCCTCCTGGCCATCCTGCTGGGCCTGGGCCGGCTGGGAGAGGACCGCGAGCTGACGTCGCTCCAGTCCCTGGGCATCAGCCCGCTCCAGCTGCTGGCGGCCCCCCTGGGCGTGGGGCTGGCGCTGAGCGGGCTGATGGTGCTGCTCACCTCCACGGTGGAGCCCTGGGGGCTCACGGGCGTGAAGGAGCTGGTGGGCGAGGTCATCCAGAAGAACGTCGCGGGCGACGTGAAGTCCGGCGTCTTCTACGAGGACCTGAGCGACCTCACGCTGTACGCGCAGAAGGTGGCGCCCAACGGGGGCGGGTGGACGAACGTGCTGCTGCACGACGACCGCGACCCCAGCTCCCCGCTGCTGGTGCTGGCCCACCGGGGACGCGTGGGCACCTCCGAGCGCGGCGAGGCGCTGACCATCGAACTGCAGCAGGGTGAGGTGCACCGCGCCAACCGCGCCTCGGTGGACGCCAGCACCGTCTCCTTCGAGAAGGCGCAGATCAACGTGGGGCTGGGCGGCTCGCTGTCGCGGCGCAACCGGTTCCGCTCCCCCAAGGAGGAGCTGACGCCGGTGGAGCTGCTGGCGGCGGCGAAGGACGCGGAGGAGCGCCAGGACAACCCGAGGCCGTTCCTGATGGCGCTGCACAGCCGGCTGGGCAACGCGGTGGCGCCGGTGGCGTTCGCGCTGCTGGCCACGCCGCTGGCCATTGGCCGCAGGCAGTCCGGCCGCGCCTGGGGCTACCTGCTGACGCTGGGCGGCTACGTCCTCTACTACCTGCTCAGCCGCGCGTTCGAGCAGATGGGACAGAAGGGGCAGCTGCCGGTGCTCGTCGCGGGGCAGCTCGCCAACGTGCTGTTCATGGTGGTGGGCGCGGTGGCGCTGTACCGGGTGGCGCGCTCGGGAACGGTGCGATGA
- the purD gene encoding phosphoribosylamine--glycine ligase: protein MKVLLLGSGGREHALAWKLAQSPRLSRLLCGPGNAGTARCGTNVPLQADSPEAVVSLARREGVDLVVVGPEAPLVAGVADALAQVDIPCFGPVAAAARIEGSKAFAKEIMAEAGVPTAAFKVFTDAAQAEAYAVQQGRIVVKADGLAAGKGVIVAPDAQAARDAVRAVAALGEAGQRMVLEELLEGEEVSLMALCDGERYVLLPLSQDHKRVGEGDTGPNTGGMGAYCPAPFLTAEQLAQVGEQVIAPTLAVLRKRGTPLRGVLYAGLMLTATGPKVLEFNARFGDPEAQVLMMQLDEDILPLLDACAKGTLEPRTLAQNTGSSVGVVLAAEGYPEAPRKGQRIEGLEAVPFNAPVFLAGVAKEGGALVTAGGRVLTVCARGEDLAKARERALASADMVRFEGKHFRRDIGARGLRTRP from the coding sequence GTGAAGGTCCTGTTGCTGGGGTCGGGCGGCCGCGAGCACGCGCTCGCGTGGAAGCTGGCCCAGAGTCCCCGCCTCTCCCGGCTCCTGTGTGGCCCGGGCAATGCCGGCACGGCGCGGTGTGGCACCAACGTGCCCCTGCAGGCGGACTCGCCGGAGGCCGTGGTGTCGCTGGCGCGCCGCGAGGGCGTGGACCTGGTGGTGGTGGGCCCGGAGGCGCCGCTGGTCGCGGGCGTCGCGGACGCGCTCGCCCAGGTGGACATCCCGTGCTTCGGCCCCGTGGCCGCGGCCGCGCGCATCGAAGGCTCCAAGGCGTTCGCCAAGGAGATCATGGCGGAGGCGGGCGTCCCCACCGCCGCCTTCAAGGTCTTCACCGACGCGGCCCAGGCGGAGGCGTACGCCGTCCAGCAGGGCCGCATCGTGGTGAAGGCGGACGGGCTGGCGGCGGGCAAGGGCGTCATCGTCGCGCCGGACGCGCAGGCCGCGCGGGACGCGGTGCGCGCGGTGGCGGCGCTGGGGGAGGCGGGCCAGCGGATGGTGCTGGAGGAGCTGCTGGAGGGCGAGGAGGTGTCGCTGATGGCCCTGTGTGACGGCGAGCGCTACGTGCTCCTGCCGCTGTCGCAGGACCACAAGCGCGTGGGCGAGGGCGACACGGGCCCGAACACCGGCGGCATGGGCGCGTACTGCCCGGCGCCGTTCCTCACCGCCGAACAGCTGGCCCAGGTGGGCGAGCAGGTCATCGCCCCGACGCTGGCCGTGCTGCGCAAGCGGGGCACGCCGCTGCGCGGGGTGCTGTACGCGGGGCTGATGCTCACGGCCACCGGCCCGAAGGTGCTGGAGTTCAACGCGCGTTTCGGGGACCCGGAGGCGCAGGTCCTGATGATGCAACTGGATGAGGACATCCTGCCGCTCCTGGACGCGTGCGCGAAGGGGACGCTGGAGCCCCGGACGCTGGCGCAGAACACGGGCAGCTCCGTGGGCGTGGTGCTGGCGGCGGAGGGCTACCCGGAGGCGCCGAGGAAGGGCCAGCGGATTGAGGGCCTGGAGGCGGTGCCCTTCAACGCGCCGGTGTTCCTGGCGGGCGTGGCGAAGGAGGGCGGCGCGCTGGTGACGGCGGGCGGGCGGGTGCTGACGGTGTGCGCGCGGGGCGAGGACCTGGCCAAGGCGCGCGAGCGGGCCCTGGCGTCGGCGGACATGGTCCGGTTCGAGGGCAAGCACTTCCGCCGGGACATCGGCGCACGAGGGCTCCGGACGCGGCCGTGA